The proteins below are encoded in one region of Knoellia sp. S7-12:
- a CDS encoding cysteine hydrolase: MNPEHVESIEPLDDEWLVIIDPQLVFADPGSSPWGSPMWAETVPRIARLATAYAGRVVVTRFVADPSLGGSWGPYYDAWPFALVPDDHPLYAVVPELVGLADHVVTEGTFGKWGPRLRSVIGEQPRIALAGVATDCCVIATAMPAGDAGASVRVIAQACAGSSVEKHEQALGAMEMFAPQILIA, from the coding sequence ATGAACCCAGAACACGTCGAATCCATCGAGCCGCTGGACGACGAATGGCTCGTCATCATTGATCCCCAGTTGGTCTTCGCCGATCCGGGCTCGAGCCCTTGGGGCTCGCCCATGTGGGCAGAGACGGTGCCGCGCATCGCACGTCTCGCGACGGCATACGCCGGAAGGGTTGTCGTGACCCGCTTCGTCGCCGACCCGAGCCTGGGCGGTTCGTGGGGGCCGTACTACGACGCCTGGCCGTTCGCTCTCGTGCCGGACGACCATCCTCTGTATGCCGTGGTGCCAGAGCTCGTTGGCCTCGCCGATCACGTGGTCACCGAGGGCACCTTCGGCAAGTGGGGTCCGCGGCTGAGATCGGTCATCGGGGAGCAACCACGGATCGCGCTGGCAGGCGTGGCGACGGACTGCTGTGTCATCGCCACCGCGATGCCCGCCGGTGACGCCGGGGCGAGCGTGCGCGTCATCGCTCAGGCGTGCGCCGGGTCAAGCGTCGAGAAGCACGAGCAGGCGCTCGGCGCCATGGAGATGTTCGCGCCGCAGATCCTCATCGCCTGA
- the purM gene encoding phosphoribosylformylglycinamidine cyclo-ligase yields the protein MTDQGEQITYAAAGVDVEAGDKAVELMKADVRRATRPEVLGGLGGFAGMFDASAIARMDRPVLATSTDGVGTKVAIAQALDIHDTIGFDLVGMVVDDIVVCGAEPLFMTDYIATGKVVPERIAAIVGGIARACEQAGVALIGGETAEHPGLLEPDEYDVAGAATGVVEYAAVLGPQRVRTGDVVLGLASSGLHSNGYSLVRKVMDHAGWALDRHVDEFGRTLGEELLEPTRVYSRDLLDLIGTDGLDIHALSHITGGGLAANLARVLPDDVFARVDRSTWTPPPVFSTVQRLGRVPQADIERTLNMGVGFVAMLPADQAELAMSTLAQSGIAAWMMGEVTALEDAPIEDGVEVVRGAKGVDGGSVQVVGDHPA from the coding sequence GTGACCGATCAGGGCGAACAGATCACCTATGCCGCAGCCGGAGTCGATGTCGAGGCTGGTGACAAGGCCGTCGAGCTGATGAAGGCCGACGTCCGTCGCGCGACCCGACCCGAGGTCCTTGGAGGGCTCGGTGGCTTCGCCGGCATGTTCGACGCCTCCGCCATCGCCCGGATGGACCGGCCGGTCCTTGCGACCTCGACCGACGGCGTGGGGACCAAGGTCGCCATCGCCCAGGCGCTCGATATCCACGACACCATCGGCTTCGACCTCGTCGGCATGGTCGTCGACGACATCGTCGTGTGCGGCGCCGAGCCGCTCTTCATGACCGACTACATCGCGACCGGCAAGGTCGTACCCGAGCGCATCGCGGCGATCGTCGGCGGCATCGCCCGCGCCTGCGAGCAGGCCGGCGTCGCGCTCATCGGTGGCGAGACCGCCGAGCACCCCGGGCTTCTGGAGCCGGACGAGTACGACGTCGCGGGTGCCGCGACCGGAGTCGTGGAGTATGCCGCGGTGCTGGGTCCGCAGCGCGTTCGCACCGGCGACGTCGTGCTGGGGCTGGCCAGCTCGGGTCTTCACTCCAACGGCTATTCGTTGGTGCGCAAGGTCATGGATCATGCAGGGTGGGCGCTCGACCGGCATGTCGACGAGTTCGGCCGCACCCTTGGCGAGGAGCTCCTCGAGCCGACCCGGGTCTATTCGCGTGACCTGCTCGACCTGATCGGCACCGACGGTCTCGACATCCACGCCCTGTCACACATCACCGGCGGGGGTCTCGCAGCGAACCTCGCTCGGGTTCTGCCCGATGACGTGTTCGCGCGTGTCGATCGGTCCACGTGGACTCCACCCCCCGTGTTCTCGACGGTCCAGCGGCTCGGCCGGGTCCCGCAGGCCGACATCGAGCGCACCCTCAACATGGGTGTCGGCTTCGTTGCGATGCTTCCCGCGGATCAGGCCGAGCTGGCCATGTCCACCTTGGCGCAGAGCGGGATCGCCGCCTGGATGATGGGCGAGGTCACGGCGCTCGAGGATGCCCCCATCGAGGATGGGGTCGAGGTCGTGCGTGGCGCCAAGGGAGTGGACGGCGGCTCCGTCCAGGTCGTCGGCGACCACCCCGCCTGA
- the purF gene encoding amidophosphoribosyltransferase — MARGDGQLTHDLMPGEKGPQDACGVFGVWAPGEDVAKLTYYGLYALQHRGQESAGIAASNGRRLLVYKDMGLVSQVFDERSLASLTGHLAIGHCRYSTTGGSTWENAQPTLGGHDGGTLALAHNGNLINSAELRDLVDAGSDPGRHRGELGRGNTTDTALVTALLTADPDRTVENAALEVLPKLRGAFCFVFMNEHTLYAARDPQGIRPLVLGRLERGWVVASETAALDIVGASFIREVEPGELIAIDEDGLRSQRFAETDRKGCVFEYVYLARPDTTINGQVVHEARVEMGRALAREHPVEADLVMPTPESGTPAAIGYAQESGIPYGQGLVKNAYVGRTFIAPSQTIRQLGIRLKLNPLKDVIKGKRLIVVDDSIVRGNTQRALVRMLREAGAAEVHVRISSPPVRWPCFYGIDFATRAELIATGIGVEEVCNSIGADSLGYISEDGMIAATNQERERLCTACFTGDYPLELPSSDRLGKGLLELEFAVDEGETDATEAGTLDVERVSVTASGGAAEAVRRP; from the coding sequence GTGGCACGCGGAGACGGACAACTGACCCACGACCTGATGCCCGGTGAGAAGGGGCCGCAGGACGCTTGCGGGGTCTTCGGCGTCTGGGCTCCCGGTGAGGATGTCGCCAAGCTGACCTACTACGGCCTCTATGCGCTGCAGCACCGCGGCCAGGAGTCTGCCGGCATCGCGGCGAGCAACGGCCGACGCCTCCTTGTCTACAAGGACATGGGCCTCGTCTCACAGGTCTTCGATGAGCGATCCCTCGCTTCACTCACCGGTCATCTCGCCATCGGCCACTGCCGCTACTCGACCACTGGCGGGTCCACCTGGGAGAACGCCCAGCCGACCCTCGGCGGCCACGACGGTGGCACTCTCGCCCTGGCCCACAACGGCAACCTCATCAACTCCGCCGAGCTGCGCGACCTCGTCGACGCCGGCTCTGACCCCGGCCGTCACCGTGGCGAGCTCGGTCGAGGCAACACGACCGACACCGCGCTGGTCACCGCTCTGCTCACCGCCGACCCGGACCGCACGGTCGAGAACGCGGCGCTCGAGGTCCTTCCGAAGCTGCGCGGCGCCTTCTGTTTCGTCTTCATGAACGAGCACACCCTGTATGCCGCCCGCGACCCTCAGGGGATCCGTCCCCTCGTGCTCGGTCGCCTTGAGCGTGGCTGGGTAGTCGCCTCCGAGACGGCAGCCCTCGACATCGTCGGTGCATCCTTCATCCGTGAGGTCGAGCCGGGCGAGCTCATCGCCATCGACGAGGACGGGCTGCGGTCGCAGCGCTTCGCCGAGACCGACCGCAAGGGCTGCGTCTTCGAGTACGTCTATCTCGCCCGCCCCGACACGACGATCAACGGTCAGGTCGTCCACGAGGCACGCGTCGAGATGGGTCGAGCCCTCGCCCGTGAGCACCCCGTCGAGGCCGACCTCGTCATGCCGACGCCCGAGTCGGGCACGCCGGCCGCGATCGGCTATGCCCAGGAGTCGGGTATCCCCTACGGCCAGGGCCTGGTCAAGAACGCCTATGTCGGGCGCACCTTCATCGCGCCGTCGCAGACGATCCGCCAGCTCGGCATCCGGCTCAAGCTCAACCCGCTCAAGGACGTCATCAAGGGCAAGCGCCTCATCGTCGTCGATGACTCGATCGTGCGCGGCAACACCCAGCGGGCGTTGGTGCGCATGCTGCGCGAGGCCGGAGCCGCCGAGGTCCACGTGCGCATCTCGTCGCCGCCGGTGCGCTGGCCCTGCTTCTATGGCATCGACTTCGCGACCCGGGCCGAGCTCATTGCGACCGGCATCGGGGTCGAGGAGGTCTGCAACTCGATCGGCGCCGACTCCCTCGGCTACATCTCCGAGGACGGCATGATCGCGGCCACCAACCAGGAGCGCGAGCGCCTCTGCACGGCCTGCTTCACCGGTGACTACCCGCTGGAGCTGCCGTCGTCCGACCGGCTCGGCAAGGGCCTGCTCGAGCTCGAGTTCGCCGTTGACGAGGGAGAGACCGACGCGACCGAAGCCGGCACCCTCGACGTGGAGCGCGTCTCGGTGACCGCCTCTGGTGGGGCGGCCGAGGCCGTCCGTCGTCCGTGA
- a CDS encoding molybdopterin-dependent oxidoreductase, whose product MDASAHTRPARWPYAVSGLLAAASGAAAGHLVAAFVAPESSPVLAVGSQVIDATPTPVKEWAVATMGTADKPILIGSVGVVTLIFAAVAGLVSRRHPTVGRLMIVVLAALAAAAAVLRPTAGQTDVIPGLVTGLVGVGVLGLLLRLIPRAGGVGDVADASAVESPTDHNARATGETTSTGRRSFLLAAGGATVGAATVGAFGQRLTTNAIAPSTVALPTPATPLGALPQGIEGKVKGLTAFRTSNRDFYRIDTALVIPRVNPDDWELTIDGDVDKPFTLTYDEITKMDLIEKDITMCCVSNEVGGSYIGAARWLGVPVRELLERAGVRSGVDQILSTSVDGMTISTPLQALTDDRDALVAIGMNGEALPRRHGYPVRLVTPGLYGFVGSTKWLSSLTATTYAAKKAYWTERDWATDGRVLTQSRIDTPRGLAQLKAGKVVIGGVAWAQGRGIEKVEIRIDKGPWMPATLGPDANIDYWRQWFLEWDAPAGQHDITVRATDLTGAVQVEKRASPFPRGATGWQSIPVNVE is encoded by the coding sequence ATGGATGCTTCCGCTCACACCAGACCGGCGCGATGGCCGTATGCCGTGAGCGGGCTTCTCGCAGCCGCTTCCGGCGCCGCCGCGGGCCACCTCGTTGCCGCTTTCGTCGCGCCCGAGTCCTCACCCGTGCTCGCCGTGGGTTCGCAGGTCATCGACGCGACACCCACCCCGGTCAAGGAATGGGCCGTCGCGACGATGGGGACTGCCGACAAGCCGATCCTCATCGGCAGCGTCGGCGTCGTCACCCTGATCTTCGCCGCGGTTGCCGGGTTGGTGTCCCGCCGCCACCCCACCGTCGGCCGCCTCATGATCGTCGTGCTCGCCGCCCTGGCCGCCGCCGCAGCTGTCCTGCGACCCACTGCTGGACAGACCGACGTCATCCCGGGCCTCGTGACCGGACTCGTCGGAGTCGGTGTGCTCGGCCTCCTGCTGCGGCTGATCCCACGCGCTGGGGGCGTGGGAGACGTTGCCGACGCCTCGGCCGTCGAGAGCCCGACCGACCACAACGCACGAGCCACCGGAGAGACGACCTCCACCGGCCGCCGCTCCTTCCTCCTTGCCGCTGGTGGCGCAACGGTGGGCGCTGCCACTGTCGGCGCCTTTGGTCAACGACTCACGACCAACGCCATCGCCCCCTCCACTGTCGCCCTGCCCACCCCGGCGACCCCCTTGGGCGCTTTGCCGCAAGGGATCGAGGGCAAGGTCAAGGGCCTGACGGCGTTCCGCACCAGCAATCGCGACTTCTATCGCATCGACACGGCCCTGGTCATCCCTCGCGTCAACCCGGACGACTGGGAACTGACCATCGACGGAGACGTCGACAAGCCGTTCACGCTCACCTACGACGAGATCACCAAGATGGACCTCATCGAGAAGGACATCACGATGTGCTGCGTCAGCAACGAGGTCGGTGGCAGCTACATCGGTGCCGCCCGCTGGCTCGGCGTGCCCGTGCGAGAACTGTTGGAACGAGCCGGAGTTCGCTCCGGTGTCGACCAGATCCTCAGCACCTCCGTTGACGGCATGACGATCTCGACCCCGTTGCAGGCACTCACCGACGACCGCGACGCGCTGGTCGCGATCGGCATGAACGGTGAGGCCCTCCCCCGCCGCCACGGCTACCCCGTGCGGCTCGTGACCCCCGGTCTCTACGGCTTCGTCGGGTCGACGAAGTGGCTCAGCAGCCTCACTGCGACGACGTATGCCGCGAAGAAGGCCTACTGGACCGAGCGCGATTGGGCGACCGACGGCCGGGTCCTCACCCAATCCCGGATCGACACCCCTCGCGGTCTGGCGCAGCTCAAGGCCGGCAAGGTCGTCATAGGTGGAGTCGCCTGGGCCCAGGGACGCGGCATCGAGAAGGTCGAGATCCGCATCGACAAGGGTCCGTGGATGCCGGCAACCCTCGGCCCGGACGCCAACATCGACTACTGGCGCCAGTGGTTCCTCGAATGGGACGCACCTGCTGGGCAGCACGACATCACCGTGCGCGCCACCGACCTCACCGGTGCCGTCCAGGTCGAGAAGCGGGCCAGCCCGTTCCCCCGTGGAGCCACCGGCTGGCAGTCGATCCCCGTGAACGTCGAATAG
- a CDS encoding fasciclin domain-containing protein gives MKLTHRTAALALALALPLSLAACGSSEEPEAGSTSSSTTSAPAPSESPSESASTDDMATKPFGAACDQVPATGAGSFDGMTTAPVATAASANPLLKTLVTAVGEAGLGDTLNSAPALTVFAPVDSAFAALPKATMDAAMADPKGLLTKVLTNHVLEGKIAPDKIAGDHKTLGGGTITVAGSGEDFKIGEASVICGNVQTANATVYIVDKVLLPAM, from the coding sequence ATGAAGCTCACTCACCGCACCGCCGCCCTCGCCCTCGCACTCGCGCTGCCCCTCAGCCTCGCGGCCTGTGGCAGCTCCGAGGAGCCGGAAGCTGGCTCGACGTCCTCGTCGACCACCTCAGCGCCCGCCCCCTCGGAGTCCCCCTCGGAGTCGGCTTCCACCGACGACATGGCAACCAAGCCCTTCGGCGCAGCCTGCGACCAGGTTCCCGCCACGGGCGCCGGTTCGTTCGACGGCATGACGACCGCCCCGGTCGCCACCGCCGCGAGCGCCAACCCGCTCCTCAAGACCCTCGTGACCGCAGTTGGCGAAGCCGGCCTTGGCGACACCCTGAACAGCGCCCCGGCGCTCACTGTGTTCGCTCCGGTCGACAGCGCCTTCGCTGCCCTCCCCAAGGCGACGATGGATGCCGCGATGGCCGACCCCAAGGGTCTGCTCACCAAGGTGCTGACCAACCACGTCCTCGAGGGCAAGATCGCTCCCGACAAGATCGCCGGCGACCACAAGACCCTCGGTGGCGGAACGATCACCGTGGCCGGCAGCGGCGAGGACTTCAAGATCGGCGAGGCCAGCGTCATCTGCGGCAACGTGCAGACCGCCAACGCCACCGTCTACATCGTCGACAAGGTCCTTCTGCCCGCAATGTGA
- the sigK gene encoding ECF RNA polymerase sigma factor SigK, with amino-acid sequence MGPDLGALLTRAARGDESAFAQLYDATAARIHGLVVRVVRDRAQSEEVTQEAFLDIWRHCTRFDPSRGSPLSWMLTIAHRKAVDRVRSAEASKAREVVYEINTTEREHDSTLEEVEVRLDQQRVRRALATLTETQRGAVELAYLGGHTHTEVAALLGIPLGTAKTRIRDGLIRLRDTLEVTA; translated from the coding sequence ATGGGACCGGATCTCGGCGCTCTGCTGACGCGAGCCGCACGCGGTGACGAGTCGGCGTTCGCCCAGCTCTACGACGCCACCGCCGCCAGGATCCACGGTCTCGTCGTCCGAGTCGTCCGCGACCGGGCACAGAGCGAAGAGGTCACCCAAGAAGCCTTCCTCGACATCTGGCGGCACTGCACCCGCTTCGACCCCTCGCGGGGTTCACCGCTCTCGTGGATGCTCACCATCGCGCACCGCAAGGCGGTTGACCGGGTTCGCTCGGCCGAAGCCAGCAAGGCACGCGAAGTGGTCTACGAGATCAACACCACCGAACGTGAGCACGACTCGACGCTTGAAGAGGTCGAAGTCCGGCTCGACCAGCAACGCGTGCGTCGCGCTCTGGCCACCTTGACCGAGACCCAACGCGGTGCGGTGGAGTTGGCCTACCTGGGCGGACACACACACACCGAGGTCGCAGCACTTCTGGGCATTCCGCTCGGGACCGCGAAGACTCGGATTCGAGACGGACTCATCAGACTTAGGGACACTTTGGAGGTGACGGCATGA
- a CDS encoding anti-sigma factor produces the protein MNPDTHALAGAYAVNALTDEERRSFELHLELCDDCRAEVDGLQEAAAALAVDVELSPPPALRASVLSAISQTRQLSPIASAGPPLTALPAEPPVTAPESGSATPTEAPVDELAARRRFRVQPWLAAAAAAAVITVGGTVWQPWDDNSPQGTITEQVLAASDAQRVEQPMGSSKITIVRSPAHKKAVFVADAMPEAPFGKAYQLWFDVPGRGMVSAGLIRGSGAVTIPLQGDATVATGAGITLEPASGSEKPTTDPVALFSFA, from the coding sequence ATGAATCCAGACACCCACGCCTTGGCAGGTGCATATGCCGTCAATGCACTGACCGATGAGGAGCGACGCTCCTTCGAGCTTCACCTCGAGTTGTGCGACGACTGCCGCGCGGAGGTGGACGGGCTGCAAGAGGCCGCCGCTGCCTTGGCCGTCGACGTCGAGCTGTCTCCCCCTCCCGCACTGCGCGCCTCGGTCCTCTCGGCCATCTCGCAGACCCGCCAACTTTCGCCGATCGCCTCGGCCGGGCCGCCGCTGACTGCACTGCCTGCCGAGCCTCCTGTGACGGCACCCGAGAGCGGGTCAGCCACGCCGACTGAAGCTCCCGTCGACGAGCTCGCTGCTCGCCGTCGGTTCCGGGTGCAGCCGTGGCTCGCCGCGGCCGCTGCCGCCGCCGTCATCACGGTGGGTGGAACCGTGTGGCAGCCCTGGGACGACAACTCCCCACAGGGGACCATCACCGAACAGGTGCTCGCGGCGAGTGACGCCCAGCGTGTTGAGCAGCCGATGGGCAGCTCGAAGATCACCATCGTCCGCAGTCCCGCGCACAAGAAGGCCGTCTTCGTCGCTGATGCGATGCCTGAAGCCCCCTTCGGCAAGGCCTACCAGTTGTGGTTCGACGTCCCCGGCCGCGGCATGGTCAGCGCCGGCCTCATCCGAGGCAGCGGGGCGGTGACGATCCCGTTGCAGGGAGACGCGACCGTGGCCACAGGAGCCGGGATCACGCTGGAGCCGGCGAGCGGATCTGAGAAGCCGACCACCGACCCGGTGGCCCTCTTCTCGTTCGCCTGA
- a CDS encoding SRPBCC family protein has protein sequence MEYTQEITVNVPRARFVELFDDPANLAKWQEGLLSFEPLSGEPGQAGATSRLTFKRGRGTMVMVETITRRELPDLFEGTYDAKGVHNICRNEFQESGPGATRWVANNVFEFTGAMKIVGVLFGRSFPKSSYKYLEAFKAFAESESRS, from the coding sequence GTGGAATACACGCAGGAGATCACCGTCAACGTGCCCCGTGCTCGATTCGTCGAGTTGTTTGACGACCCCGCCAATCTGGCCAAGTGGCAGGAAGGGCTGCTCTCGTTCGAGCCGCTGAGTGGCGAACCCGGGCAGGCCGGCGCCACGTCTCGCCTGACCTTCAAGCGCGGCAGGGGCACGATGGTGATGGTCGAGACCATCACCCGTCGCGAACTCCCCGACCTCTTCGAGGGGACGTACGACGCCAAGGGCGTGCACAACATCTGCCGCAACGAGTTCCAGGAGTCCGGCCCCGGTGCGACGCGCTGGGTCGCGAACAACGTCTTCGAGTTCACGGGCGCGATGAAGATCGTCGGGGTGCTCTTCGGTCGGTCTTTCCCCAAGTCGAGCTACAAGTACCTCGAGGCGTTCAAGGCCTTCGCCGAATCGGAGTCCCGGTCATGA
- a CDS encoding DUF559 domain-containing protein — protein sequence MDVAAEVERLGGICPRKALAAVSRGELDRAVQRGEVVRIRRGHYALPGDDEAKAAAHELTGTAILLTAAAHWGWARKWSPKVPQIAVPRGRKLRADNTRVDVRWRNVPDDDIVDGWVTTRTRTLVDCAILLPFDEALAVADSALRVGLGKEDRRALARHIQNTPAQHRKRVQRVMRAADGGAAGPFESVLRAIVLDIAELTVETQVRIDDSTGWIGRVDLADLQLRLVLEADSMEFHGERSAQDRDCARYTRLTTSGWLVLRFTWEQVMHDPDWVRAQIRMAVDLRLAQKSCCLPADYQPVVA from the coding sequence ATGGACGTCGCCGCCGAAGTAGAGCGCCTGGGCGGCATCTGCCCACGCAAGGCACTCGCGGCGGTGAGTCGTGGCGAACTCGATCGAGCTGTCCAACGCGGTGAGGTCGTGAGGATCCGGCGGGGACACTACGCACTCCCCGGTGACGACGAGGCCAAGGCCGCAGCCCACGAACTGACCGGCACCGCCATCCTCCTCACGGCTGCTGCCCACTGGGGATGGGCCCGCAAGTGGTCGCCCAAAGTGCCCCAGATCGCCGTGCCCCGAGGGCGCAAACTGAGGGCCGACAACACTCGGGTCGACGTCCGGTGGCGCAACGTCCCCGACGACGACATCGTCGATGGCTGGGTCACGACCCGGACACGCACCTTGGTCGACTGCGCGATCCTCCTCCCCTTCGACGAGGCGCTCGCCGTTGCCGACTCGGCCCTTCGCGTGGGCCTGGGCAAGGAGGATCGCCGAGCCCTGGCCCGCCACATCCAGAACACTCCGGCACAGCATCGCAAGCGGGTGCAGCGGGTCATGCGTGCCGCCGACGGTGGCGCCGCAGGGCCATTTGAGTCGGTGCTGCGCGCGATAGTCCTCGACATTGCCGAACTCACCGTGGAGACACAGGTGCGCATTGACGACTCCACCGGGTGGATCGGCCGGGTCGACCTGGCCGACCTGCAACTCCGTCTCGTTCTCGAGGCGGACAGCATGGAGTTCCACGGTGAGCGGTCAGCGCAGGACCGTGACTGTGCCCGCTACACCCGACTCACCACCAGCGGGTGGCTCGTCCTCCGCTTCACGTGGGAGCAGGTGATGCACGATCCTGACTGGGTGCGCGCACAGATCCGGATGGCTGTGGACCTCCGCCTTGCGCAAAAATCGTGCTGCCTACCGGCGGACTATCAGCCGGTCGTCGCCTGA
- a CDS encoding LLM class flavin-dependent oxidoreductase, whose product MRHGISILPDVPWREAGPRWQAAEEMGFAHAWVYDHLVWGGLPDSAWFPAVPTLAAAAGVTSTIRLGTFVTSPNFRHPYVFARDVLALDDLSQGRFICGLGTGGDLDSAVLGESHPLKARVDRFHEYVPLLDRLLREDHVDHDGDWYAVRDARTLPGPVRDRVPFVVAANGPRSQRLAAQHGQGWLTTGTKADTLEEWWSGVAGLAEKFTATAGSEGLDRYLLLDSGPQFSLESVGVYEEMTGRAAELGFTDTITHWPRQQSPYAGSLATLEAVASDVVAVAGGA is encoded by the coding sequence ATGCGTCACGGAATCTCGATCCTGCCCGACGTCCCCTGGCGCGAGGCTGGCCCTCGCTGGCAGGCCGCCGAGGAGATGGGGTTCGCGCACGCATGGGTCTATGACCACCTCGTGTGGGGTGGGCTGCCGGACAGTGCGTGGTTCCCGGCGGTGCCGACGTTGGCGGCGGCAGCGGGCGTGACCTCGACGATCCGGCTCGGGACGTTCGTGACGTCACCGAACTTCCGCCATCCCTACGTCTTTGCTCGCGACGTCCTCGCCCTGGACGACCTGTCGCAGGGGCGGTTCATCTGCGGGCTCGGCACGGGCGGCGACCTCGACTCGGCTGTCCTCGGGGAATCGCATCCGCTCAAGGCGCGGGTGGACCGGTTCCATGAGTACGTGCCCCTGCTGGACCGGCTGCTCCGTGAGGATCACGTCGATCATGACGGCGACTGGTATGCCGTCCGCGACGCCCGCACGTTGCCGGGTCCGGTCCGCGACCGGGTGCCTTTCGTCGTGGCCGCGAACGGGCCGCGGTCGCAGCGGTTGGCGGCGCAACACGGACAGGGCTGGCTGACGACGGGAACCAAGGCCGACACGCTCGAGGAGTGGTGGAGCGGTGTGGCCGGGTTGGCGGAGAAGTTCACGGCGACGGCCGGCTCCGAGGGGCTCGACCGCTATCTCCTGCTCGACTCGGGCCCTCAGTTCTCGCTCGAGTCCGTCGGCGTCTATGAGGAGATGACGGGGCGCGCGGCCGAGCTGGGCTTCACCGACACGATCACGCACTGGCCGCGGCAGCAATCCCCGTATGCCGGTTCGCTGGCAACGCTCGAAGCCGTCGCCTCCGATGTCGTCGCGGTTGCAGGCGGCGCGTAG
- a CDS encoding sterol carrier family protein, translated as MPPRRRILVADGRAALTAWALTQQSAEVLDRPTTALAVRFTLEELGVRAPGRSVEVRVPPFGVVQCVEGLQHRRGTPPNVIETDAATWLALAVGLESQAEAAGDGRLRVSGTRADLTAYLPLFPDLEAS; from the coding sequence ATGCCGCCTCGCCGCCGAATTCTTGTCGCCGACGGTCGCGCTGCCCTCACCGCCTGGGCGCTCACCCAGCAGTCCGCCGAGGTGCTCGACCGCCCGACGACGGCGCTCGCGGTGCGCTTCACCCTCGAGGAGTTGGGGGTGCGCGCCCCGGGCCGCAGCGTCGAGGTCCGGGTGCCACCGTTCGGCGTCGTGCAGTGTGTCGAGGGCCTCCAGCATCGACGCGGCACGCCACCCAATGTCATCGAGACGGATGCGGCGACCTGGCTCGCACTCGCCGTCGGGCTCGAAAGCCAGGCCGAGGCGGCCGGTGACGGACGCCTCCGGGTGAGCGGCACGCGAGCTGACCTCACGGCATACCTGCCGCTCTTTCCCGACCTCGAAGCGAGCTGA